CTCAGCTTGATCAGCCGGGATTCAGCTCAGTCGGCCGGGCCTCAACGGCAGGCCGCTCATGGCATACACTGCGTCGATGAGCTCCGCGGTGCGTCGAGAACGCCCCAGCGCATCCACTGAATGCTCACCCGAGCGGATCGCCTGGCGAATGCGCTGCAGCTGGTAGGTATACGAGGAGACGATGCCGAGACGCTCGATCCGTTCGACGTCTCCGACCCGCACCAGGAGCCGGTCGTCCTCCTGCGGCTTGACGAAGTTCGGAGCGCGCACCGAGCCACTGGTGCCTCTGACCTCGAAGCTGAAGTCCCACTCGAGGCTTTCCATGCTGGTACGCATCGTCGCCGGAGCATCGCCGAGCACGAATTCCGCATGCACCGTGGCATCCAGGCGAGGATCGGGTCCGTACGGGGTCGACTCGGCGGACCGCAGTTCGAGCGGGAGCCCGAGGGAGGCGCCGAGGAGGAGCAGTCCGTTGATCGCGTAGCAGCCGAGATCCATCATCGTGCCGCCGGCGAGGTCGAAGTTCCAGCGCGGATCGGAGGCGGGTGGTGGCGGCATCAACATATTGACGCGGAGCTCGCGCACCTCGCCGATCTCCCCGCTCCGCACGACTTCGATGAGGCGCGACATGAGCGGGTGGTCGGCGTAGTGGAAGGCCTCCCACGCCCATCCCGGAGAGCGCTCGAGCTCCGCCGCGACGATATTGAATTCGGCGAGGTTGGAAGCGAAGGGTTTCTCGACGAGCACGTTGCGGCCCGCCCGCAACGCCTCGATCGTCCACGTCGCATGCAGACCGTTCGGCAGGCCGATGTAGATCAGGTCGAGCGAGTCGTCGGCGATGAGCTCTTCGTAGCCCTCCCGGATGCCCTCGTAGCCGTGCTCCGCCGCGTAGGCCCGCGCACGCTCTGGATCCCGAGCCGCCACAGCGGCACGCACGTCTCCGGTCTCCCGACTCGCCTCGGTCACCGCGAGTTCCGCGATGCGCGAGGCCCCCAGCAGGCCGATCCGCAACTGCTCGCTCATGCGGGCACCGCCGCGGACTCGGGCTCGGCCTCGACGGCGGAGCGGATGAAGGCGACACTGCGCCGGGCGTTCTCAAGCGCCCGCGCGGCGTCCTCCTCGTTCTCCACGACGGTGTCCTGCTCCAGCACATACCACCCGTCGTACCCGGAGCGGCGCAGCGCCGACACGATCTCGCCGATGCGGGCGTCGCCGGAGCCGAGCGCCTGGTACATGCCCTGACGCACCCCCTCCCTGTAGCCGACGTCGCCCGCACGTACGCGCGCGGCGACTTCGAGGCTCACATCCTTGAGGTGGGCGTGCACGATCCGATCGGAGTATCGCTCGACGAAATCGACGGGATCGCCACCGCCGAGCGTGTAGTGGCCGGTGTCGAGGCAGAGGCCGATCCGCGATCCCGCGATGACCCGGGCGACGGCCTCGGGCGACTCGACGACGGTGCCGAGGTGAGGGTGCAGCGTGGCGACGACCCCGACTGCGGCAGCGGCGTCGAGCGCGCGGTCGAGGTTCGCGAACAGAGCGGCCCACTCGGGCTCGGTGAGTTCGGCGACTCCGTCATAGCCGTCTTCGCCGGTTACCGCCGACAGCACCATCGTGCCCGCGCCGGCGGCGACGTACGCCTCGAGCTCCCGCTCGATGATCGGCAGCGGATCGCCGGGCGCGCCCGGCTCCGCCGTCTTGTGCAGCACGACCGGAAAGAAACCGCCGACGGCTTGCAGGCCGGCCTCCGCGAGCACCGCGGCTCGCTCCGCGGGAGCATCCGGCAGGAAACCCTCCGGGCCGAACTCGGTGGCCGAGATACCGAGCGACACCATCTCAGAGAGGACTCGCTCGCGATCGAGCTGCACCCCCCAATCCGGGACCTCGATGACTCCCCAGCTAATGGGGGCCGATGCGATGCGTGCGTTCATGGGGACTCCTTTGTCGGGATAATGCGAGTTGTGGGGTACGGGATCAGTCCCGCTTCGAGGCGGTAGTGCCGGCCACGGGGGCGCTCGGCTCCCAGCTGCGGGATTCGGCCGAGCGCTCGGCAGCGGTGACGACCTGGGCGGCCGACAGCGCGTCCTGGATGTTCGAGTTCAGCGCCTCGCGGCCGAGCACGGCCTGCAGGAATTTCTTCGCCTCGATCACCTTGAGATCGTCGTAACCCATGGAGGTGCCGGCTCCCGGCTGGAACCGCGCGAAATCGCCCATGCCGGGACGTGCCATGATGCGTGTGTAACCCTGGTTCTCCGTACCGAGGCCGCCTGAGAGGTGCAGCTCGTTCATCCGCTCGAAATCCCAGTAGGCCGAGCCTTCGGTGCCGTAGACCTCGATGCCATAGCTGGCGCGAGGCCCGACTGCGACCCGGGACGCCTCGAGGGTGCCGACCGCCCCGGAGGCGGAGGCGTCGTCCGAGAGGCGCACGAGCATCGCCGCGTAGTCCTCGTTCTCGACCGGCTTCATCTCGCCGTCCTCGATGACCGCGAAGTGCGTGCCCGTGCCCATCGGCAGTTCGGGGCGCTCGGTATAGACGGTCGAGGCGAGCGCGCTGACCTCGTGGATCGGGCCCAGCGTGTACTGCACCAGGTCGACGAGGTGA
This DNA window, taken from Leucobacter tenebrionis, encodes the following:
- a CDS encoding Gfo/Idh/MocA family protein; its protein translation is MSEQLRIGLLGASRIAELAVTEASRETGDVRAAVAARDPERARAYAAEHGYEGIREGYEELIADDSLDLIYIGLPNGLHATWTIEALRAGRNVLVEKPFASNLAEFNIVAAELERSPGWAWEAFHYADHPLMSRLIEVVRSGEIGEVRELRVNMLMPPPPASDPRWNFDLAGGTMMDLGCYAINGLLLLGASLGLPLELRSAESTPYGPDPRLDATVHAEFVLGDAPATMRTSMESLEWDFSFEVRGTSGSVRAPNFVKPQEDDRLLVRVGDVERIERLGIVSSYTYQLQRIRQAIRSGEHSVDALGRSRRTAELIDAVYAMSGLPLRPGRLS
- a CDS encoding sugar phosphate isomerase/epimerase family protein; this encodes MNARIASAPISWGVIEVPDWGVQLDRERVLSEMVSLGISATEFGPEGFLPDAPAERAAVLAEAGLQAVGGFFPVVLHKTAEPGAPGDPLPIIERELEAYVAAGAGTMVLSAVTGEDGYDGVAELTEPEWAALFANLDRALDAAAAVGVVATLHPHLGTVVESPEAVARVIAGSRIGLCLDTGHYTLGGGDPVDFVERYSDRIVHAHLKDVSLEVAARVRAGDVGYREGVRQGMYQALGSGDARIGEIVSALRRSGYDGWYVLEQDTVVENEEDAARALENARRSVAFIRSAVEAEPESAAVPA
- a CDS encoding Gfo/Idh/MocA family protein, encoding MQTNEDGTTTIGVGLISVGWMGQLHSRAYANLRYAYPDLKIRPRLVHAADPAPARAEEAVEVLGYERASADYREVLNDPEVDVVSICAPNFLHAEIGIAAAKAGKHFWIEKPVGRGEHETRAVAEAATEAGVVSSIGFNYRHAPAIEYLRELVAEGKLGRITNVRGQMFADYSADPRGALSWRFVRGLAGNGVLGDLMGHLVDLVQYTLGPIHEVSALASTVYTERPELPMGTGTHFAVIEDGEMKPVENEDYAAMLVRLSDDASASGAVGTLEASRVAVGPRASYGIEVYGTEGSAYWDFERMNELHLSGGLGTENQGYTRIMARPGMGDFARFQPGAGTSMGYDDLKVIEAKKFLQAVLGREALNSNIQDALSAAQVVTAAERSAESRSWEPSAPVAGTTASKRD